The proteins below come from a single Halobacillus salinarum genomic window:
- a CDS encoding protein arginine kinase, translated as MSLQQFMNEAISPWMKQDGPDSDIVLSSRIRFARNFSQYPFPIVAGEETLEKVLEVFKNEFKHQSFRDYKDFEIVQMNDLQSIEKRVLVEKHLISPHLADHSKHSAAMVSQNEQVSIMINEEDHIRIQLYFPGFQLDRALEQASQLDDWLEEKIDYAFDEHRGYLTACPTNVGTGMRASVMMHLPALAMTQQINRMTPAINQLGLVVRGIYGEGSEALGNIFQISNQITLGKSEEDIVEDLHSVVKQLIDQERRARQAIMNRSAVQLEDRIFRSYGVLKNSRIIESKEAAKCLSDLRLGIDLGFIDHIPKTILNELMVLTQPGFLQQYAKATLNPDERDIRRASLIRERLHLENKE; from the coding sequence ATGTCCTTGCAGCAATTTATGAACGAAGCAATCAGCCCCTGGATGAAGCAGGATGGTCCAGACAGCGATATTGTATTAAGCAGCAGAATAAGGTTTGCTAGGAATTTTTCACAATATCCGTTTCCGATTGTAGCCGGTGAGGAAACGTTAGAAAAAGTATTAGAAGTTTTTAAAAATGAGTTTAAGCATCAGTCTTTCCGAGACTATAAGGATTTTGAAATTGTTCAAATGAACGATCTACAGTCTATTGAAAAGCGGGTTTTAGTAGAAAAGCATTTAATCAGCCCGCATTTGGCAGATCATTCAAAGCACTCTGCGGCAATGGTTTCTCAAAACGAACAAGTTTCCATTATGATTAATGAAGAGGACCACATCCGCATACAATTATACTTCCCAGGATTTCAGCTGGACCGTGCTCTTGAGCAGGCTTCGCAGCTCGATGACTGGCTGGAAGAAAAGATTGATTATGCATTTGATGAACACCGCGGTTATTTAACCGCCTGCCCTACCAATGTAGGTACGGGGATGAGAGCTTCTGTAATGATGCATTTACCTGCTTTAGCAATGACGCAGCAGATCAACCGGATGACACCGGCGATTAATCAGCTCGGCTTGGTCGTTCGAGGGATTTATGGAGAAGGAAGCGAAGCTCTTGGCAACATTTTCCAAATTTCCAACCAAATTACACTGGGTAAATCAGAAGAGGATATTGTTGAGGATTTACACAGTGTAGTAAAACAATTGATTGATCAGGAAAGACGGGCAAGGCAGGCGATTATGAACAGGTCGGCTGTGCAGCTTGAAGATCGGATCTTCCGTTCTTACGGGGTGTTAAAAAACAGCCGCATTATTGAATCTAAAGAAGCAGCAAAATGTTTATCCGACTTACGCTTAGGCATAGACCTTGGCTTTATCGATCATATACCGAAAACGATACTAAATGAGCTGATGGTTTTAACTCAGCCAGGATTTTTGCAACAATATGCAAAAGCTACTCTTAACCCTGATGAAAGAGATATCAGGAGAGCATCATTAATTCGAGAACGACTTCATTTAGAAAATAAAGAATAA
- a CDS encoding UvrB/UvrC motif-containing protein, with translation MECQECNQRPATVHLTQVINGQKTEVHVCEQCAKEKGYMNYGEEAFTLNDLLSGLFNTEGTHPISGQKSQSYSHSQQLKCPTCGLTYKEFARLGKFGCADCYKTFDDKLNPIFRRVHSGNTQHDGKIPHRQGGDLHLKKEAEDLKATLQKLIEQEEFEEAAKVRDKIRSLDSQLHRGEDGE, from the coding sequence ATGGAATGCCAAGAATGTAACCAACGTCCTGCTACGGTTCATTTAACTCAGGTTATTAATGGTCAAAAAACTGAAGTCCATGTCTGTGAACAATGTGCAAAAGAAAAAGGATATATGAACTATGGTGAAGAAGCTTTTACATTAAACGATCTTTTATCTGGACTTTTTAATACAGAAGGTACTCATCCTATCAGTGGTCAAAAATCTCAGTCCTATTCACATTCTCAGCAGCTGAAGTGCCCTACCTGTGGATTGACGTACAAAGAATTTGCCAGATTAGGTAAATTTGGTTGTGCTGACTGCTATAAAACTTTTGATGATAAATTAAATCCTATCTTTAGAAGAGTTCACAGCGGAAACACTCAGCACGATGGTAAAATTCCGCATCGGCAAGGCGGTGATCTTCATTTGAAAAAAGAAGCCGAAGATCTTAAAGCCACTTTGCAAAAGCTAATAGAACAAGAGGAATTCGAAGAAGCTGCCAAAGTCAGAGATAAAATTCGCTCCTTAGATAGCCAGCTTCATCGAGGAGAGGATGGTGAATAA
- a CDS encoding CtsR family transcriptional regulator yields MRNISDIIEEYLKNILDKDQEKTIEIKRSEIADHFQCVPSQINYVIKTRFTVEKGYIVESKRGGGGYIRITRIQHRTEAQLIDDIIEIIQPRATQSASVDIVERLLEDNIITTREANLMLSVLDREVLAFPLPLRDEVRSRIMTAMLLTLKYKS; encoded by the coding sequence ATGCGGAATATTTCCGACATCATTGAAGAATATCTAAAAAATATTCTTGATAAAGACCAGGAAAAGACCATTGAAATTAAACGTAGTGAAATTGCCGACCATTTTCAATGTGTGCCTTCTCAAATTAATTATGTGATTAAAACAAGGTTTACTGTGGAAAAAGGATATATAGTAGAAAGTAAACGGGGAGGCGGTGGATATATCCGTATTACACGGATTCAACACCGCACCGAGGCTCAATTAATCGATGATATTATTGAAATTATTCAGCCGAGAGCTACCCAATCTGCTTCCGTAGATATTGTGGAAAGATTACTGGAAGACAACATCATTACGACACGAGAAGCCAACTTAATGTTGAGTGTTCTGGATCGTGAAGTTTTAGCTTTTCCTCTTCCTTTAAGAGATGAAGTCCGCTCAAGAATCATGACAGCCATGCTTCTCACGTTAAAATATAAAAGCTAA
- a CDS encoding MgtC/SapB family protein — MEWTEMINEHVTIFLSRLLVALVLSGLIGFERELKNHSAGFRTHIMVGVGACLMMLLSLYGFQDFIEEYDNVRFDPARIPSYVISGIGFLGAGSIIVHGSTIRGLTTAASIWTMAGIGLVVGAGMYGLAVLTTVLVLLSLIFLNKLEKQYFGNHMKNHFLVIGERSIQINELLSIFDHYQLSTRRVEIQQEQDGNRRIVIELEKHQEFNDHLLVDQLSQIDHVVSVKHRS, encoded by the coding sequence ATGGAGTGGACAGAGATGATAAATGAACATGTAACAATTTTTTTGAGTCGTCTTCTCGTTGCATTAGTCCTTTCAGGGCTGATTGGTTTTGAAAGGGAATTAAAAAACCATTCCGCGGGATTCAGAACTCATATTATGGTAGGTGTAGGCGCGTGTCTTATGATGCTGTTATCTTTATATGGTTTTCAAGATTTCATTGAAGAGTACGACAATGTAAGGTTTGACCCTGCACGCATCCCATCTTATGTGATCAGCGGCATCGGTTTTCTCGGTGCGGGTTCAATTATTGTCCACGGGAGTACAATCCGCGGTTTAACTACGGCTGCTTCAATTTGGACTATGGCTGGCATTGGTTTAGTAGTTGGCGCAGGGATGTATGGTTTAGCGGTATTAACTACCGTTCTTGTGCTGCTTAGTTTGATATTCCTTAACAAGCTTGAAAAACAATATTTTGGTAATCATATGAAAAATCATTTTCTCGTCATTGGTGAACGTTCTATACAAATTAATGAATTACTATCTATATTCGACCATTATCAATTAAGTACCCGGAGAGTCGAAATCCAGCAGGAGCAGGATGGAAACCGCAGGATTGTGATTGAATTAGAGAAGCATCAAGAATTTAATGATCATCTCCTTGTTGACCAATTATCACAAATCGATCATGTTGTTAGCGTGAAACACCGCTCCTAA
- the lysS gene encoding lysine--tRNA ligase, whose amino-acid sequence MSEELNEHMRVRRDKMNAYREQGIDPFGNKFERTDLAEDLRQKYDQFSKEELEEQQSSTTVAGRIMTKRGKGKAGFAHIQDLSGQIQLYIRKDRVGDEAYELFNSADLGDVVGISGIMFKTKVGELSVKADEFHMLTKSLRPLPEKFHGLQDVEQRYRQRYLDLITNPDSRETFVTRSKIIQSMRRYLDGLGFLEVETPLMHGIAGGASARPFITHHNALDMQLYMRIAIELHLKRLIVGGMEKVYEIGRVFRNEGVSTRHNPEFTMLELYEAYADYHDVMALTEQMVAHIAKDVLGTTKVIYNEQEIDLEPEWTRLHMVDAIKEYTGVDFWQQMTDDEAKALAHEHNIEIQETMTFGHVVNEFFEQRVEDKLIQPTFVYGHPIEISPLAKKNPEDERFTDRFELFIVGREHANAFSELNDPIDQRQRFEAQLKEREEGNDEAHMMDEDFLEALEYGMPPTGGLGIGIDRLVMLLTDSPSIRDVLLFPQMRNRES is encoded by the coding sequence ATGTCTGAAGAACTGAATGAACACATGCGGGTGCGCCGGGATAAGATGAATGCTTACCGTGAACAAGGGATTGACCCTTTTGGAAATAAATTTGAACGCACAGATTTAGCGGAAGATTTAAGACAGAAATATGATCAGTTCAGTAAAGAAGAATTAGAAGAACAACAGAGCTCCACTACTGTTGCTGGTCGTATAATGACAAAACGCGGCAAAGGTAAAGCGGGTTTTGCCCATATCCAGGATTTGAGCGGGCAGATTCAATTGTATATACGTAAGGACCGTGTAGGAGATGAGGCGTATGAACTCTTTAACTCCGCTGATCTCGGAGATGTAGTAGGAATTTCAGGGATTATGTTCAAGACAAAGGTCGGGGAGCTGTCAGTGAAAGCTGATGAATTTCATATGCTGACGAAGTCTTTGCGTCCTCTACCGGAAAAATTCCATGGACTTCAGGACGTAGAGCAGCGTTATCGTCAGCGCTATTTGGATTTGATTACGAATCCAGACAGCCGTGAAACTTTTGTTACCCGCAGTAAAATTATCCAGTCCATGCGCCGTTACTTAGACGGACTGGGATTTTTGGAAGTTGAAACCCCGTTAATGCATGGGATTGCTGGTGGTGCTTCCGCACGTCCGTTCATTACTCACCACAATGCCTTAGATATGCAGCTGTACATGAGGATTGCTATTGAGCTCCATTTGAAAAGGTTAATTGTCGGCGGTATGGAAAAGGTTTATGAAATCGGCCGGGTCTTCCGTAATGAAGGTGTTTCCACGCGTCACAATCCAGAGTTTACGATGCTTGAGTTGTATGAAGCCTATGCAGATTACCATGATGTGATGGCCTTGACTGAACAGATGGTGGCTCACATAGCTAAAGACGTCCTCGGTACAACAAAGGTTATTTATAATGAACAGGAAATCGACTTAGAGCCGGAATGGACAAGGCTTCACATGGTCGATGCGATTAAAGAATATACTGGTGTAGACTTCTGGCAGCAAATGACGGATGATGAGGCGAAGGCTTTGGCTCATGAGCATAATATTGAAATTCAAGAAACGATGACTTTTGGTCACGTTGTGAATGAATTCTTTGAGCAAAGAGTAGAAGATAAATTAATTCAGCCAACGTTTGTCTATGGTCATCCAATTGAAATTTCTCCGCTAGCTAAGAAAAATCCAGAAGACGAGCGGTTTACCGATCGTTTCGAACTGTTTATTGTTGGACGCGAGCATGCCAACGCCTTTTCTGAATTAAACGATCCAATCGACCAGCGTCAAAGATTTGAAGCTCAATTGAAAGAAAGAGAAGAAGGAAATGATGAAGCCCATATGATGGATGAAGACTTCCTGGAAGCTCTGGAATATGGCATGCCTCCAACTGGCGGGCTGGGCATCGGAATTGATCGGCTTGTCATGCTTTTGACAGATTCTCCATCGATACGAGACGTACTGCTTTTCCCGCAAATGCGTAATCGAGAATCTTAA
- the folK gene encoding 2-amino-4-hydroxy-6-hydroxymethyldihydropteridine diphosphokinase — MVTAYIALGSNISKREDFLKDAVRMLTEHESIANVHTSTIYETKPVGYTEQNDFLNMVVKVDTSLSAFALLDLCQGIEQELGRKRVVKWGPRTIDLDILLYNQENIKSEHLMIPHPSMHERAFVMVPLVDLSREVYIPTIGLTAQEALSLLAQEEVEEVRVWGELDLS; from the coding sequence ATGGTAACGGCTTATATAGCACTCGGCTCCAATATTTCGAAGAGAGAGGATTTTTTAAAGGATGCGGTCAGGATGCTTACTGAACATGAAAGCATCGCTAATGTCCACACCTCGACGATTTATGAAACAAAGCCTGTCGGGTACACAGAGCAGAATGATTTTCTAAACATGGTTGTCAAAGTTGATACCTCCCTTTCCGCTTTTGCATTACTTGACTTGTGCCAGGGAATTGAGCAGGAACTAGGAAGAAAAAGAGTGGTGAAATGGGGACCGCGTACTATAGATCTTGACATCCTGCTGTATAATCAAGAAAATATAAAATCGGAGCATTTAATGATACCGCACCCTTCTATGCACGAACGAGCCTTTGTCATGGTTCCGCTTGTTGATCTGTCTCGAGAAGTGTATATCCCAACTATTGGCTTGACGGCTCAGGAAGCGCTGAGCTTACTAGCTCAAGAAGAAGTAGAAGAAGTTCGTGTATGGGGAGAATTGGATCTAAGCTGA
- the folB gene encoding dihydroneopterin aldolase, which yields MDKIYVNQMEFWGYHGLFPEENKLGQRFYVDLELELDLKPAAESDDMTKSIDYGAIYELTKSVVEGEAKKLVETVAEQLSRELLAAFERLQACKVKVIKPDPPIPGHYKSVAIEIYRSRF from the coding sequence ATGGACAAGATCTACGTAAATCAAATGGAATTTTGGGGTTATCACGGCCTTTTTCCAGAAGAAAATAAGCTTGGCCAGCGTTTTTACGTTGACCTCGAATTGGAATTGGATTTGAAGCCTGCGGCAGAGTCAGATGATATGACAAAATCGATTGACTATGGAGCGATTTATGAGCTTACAAAATCAGTCGTTGAAGGAGAAGCCAAAAAGTTAGTAGAAACGGTAGCCGAACAGCTGTCACGGGAATTATTAGCGGCCTTTGAACGATTACAGGCTTGCAAGGTGAAAGTGATAAAGCCCGATCCTCCTATCCCTGGCCACTATAAATCTGTAGCGATCGAAATTTACCGGAGCCGGTTCTGA
- the folP gene encoding dihydropteroate synthase translates to MGFTIKTKKKQYNLSEETLIMGILNITPDSFSDGGLFNELDAAIQQAIELEQSGAHILDIGGESTRPGHERVSEEEELERVLPVIKAVKDHITIPISIDTYKAEVAKQAIEAGADIINDVWGAKREPEIAKVAAEAEVPIILMHNRHDKSYISLIEDMKKDLRESITLALEAGVQEENIIIDPGIGFAKTPEHNFLVMRNLIEFMELGYPVLLGSSRKSFIGMTLDLPPEERMEGTGATVCYGISQGIHIVRVHDVKPIARMTKMMDALIGRSK, encoded by the coding sequence ATGGGCTTTACCATAAAGACGAAGAAAAAACAGTACAATCTTTCTGAAGAGACGCTGATCATGGGCATTCTAAATATTACTCCGGATTCTTTTTCTGACGGTGGACTATTTAATGAACTCGATGCTGCTATTCAACAAGCAATTGAATTGGAGCAGTCCGGTGCTCACATTCTTGACATCGGCGGTGAATCGACAAGACCAGGACATGAGCGGGTCTCAGAAGAAGAAGAATTGGAGAGGGTACTGCCCGTGATCAAGGCGGTAAAGGACCATATCACCATTCCTATCTCTATTGATACGTATAAAGCAGAAGTTGCTAAGCAAGCCATTGAAGCAGGAGCAGACATCATCAATGATGTATGGGGAGCAAAACGGGAGCCTGAGATAGCAAAAGTTGCTGCAGAGGCGGAAGTTCCCATTATCCTTATGCACAACCGGCATGATAAAAGTTATATTTCTCTAATTGAAGATATGAAGAAGGATCTAAGGGAAAGCATCACTCTTGCTTTGGAGGCAGGTGTGCAGGAAGAAAACATCATTATCGATCCAGGTATTGGATTTGCCAAAACGCCGGAACACAATTTTTTGGTCATGCGGAACTTGATTGAATTTATGGAGCTTGGCTATCCAGTACTTCTAGGAAGCTCTCGTAAATCGTTTATTGGGATGACGTTAGACCTTCCGCCAGAGGAAAGAATGGAAGGCACAGGTGCAACGGTTTGTTACGGCATCAGCCAGGGAATTCATATTGTCCGTGTTCACGATGTAAAACCAATTGCCCGGATGACTAAAATGATGGACGCGTTGATAGGGAGGAGTAAATAA
- the cysK gene encoding cysteine synthase A, protein MMRIANNVSELVGQTPMVKLNGSADENSADIYLKLEYMNPGSSVKDRIALSMIEAAEKANELKAGDTIIEPTSGNTGIGLAMIAAAKGYKSILVMPDTMSQERRNLLRAYGAELVLTPGAEGMKGAIKKATELQEQHGYFMPQQFNNEANPEIHEKTTGPEIVEQMGDQLDAFVSGIGTGGTITGAGKVLKKHYPDIKIYAIEPDTSPILSGGDPGPHKIQGIGAGFVPEILNTDIYDEVHQVSTEEAYAAAREAARKDGILGGVSSGAAIHVAKQVAKKLGKGKKVVAVIPSNGERYLSTPLYQFED, encoded by the coding sequence CTGATGAGAATTGCAAACAATGTAAGTGAATTAGTTGGCCAGACACCAATGGTTAAACTGAATGGCAGTGCTGATGAAAACAGTGCGGATATTTATTTGAAGCTTGAATACATGAACCCGGGAAGTTCTGTAAAAGACAGAATTGCCCTGTCCATGATTGAAGCTGCTGAGAAGGCAAATGAACTAAAAGCCGGCGATACAATCATTGAACCAACCAGTGGGAATACCGGCATTGGACTTGCGATGATTGCAGCAGCCAAAGGGTATAAGTCCATCCTGGTCATGCCTGATACGATGAGTCAGGAACGCCGGAATCTGCTTCGTGCTTATGGGGCTGAATTAGTTTTGACTCCTGGAGCAGAAGGCATGAAGGGAGCCATTAAAAAGGCAACAGAACTTCAAGAACAGCATGGCTATTTTATGCCTCAGCAATTCAACAATGAAGCCAATCCTGAAATTCATGAAAAAACGACTGGACCTGAAATTGTGGAACAAATGGGTGATCAACTGGATGCTTTCGTCTCCGGAATTGGAACAGGCGGAACCATAACCGGTGCAGGAAAAGTACTTAAGAAGCATTATCCGGATATTAAGATCTATGCGATTGAGCCGGACACTTCCCCTATACTCTCAGGTGGAGACCCAGGACCTCATAAAATCCAGGGAATCGGCGCTGGATTTGTTCCTGAAATTTTAAACACGGATATCTATGATGAAGTGCATCAAGTCTCTACAGAGGAAGCCTATGCGGCTGCACGGGAAGCGGCCAGAAAAGATGGAATTCTCGGCGGTGTTTCTTCTGGAGCTGCGATACACGTGGCAAAACAAGTTGCCAAGAAGCTCGGCAAAGGCAAAAAAGTGGTAGCAGTTATTCCTAGTAACGGAGAACGCTATTTATCCACTCCACTTTATCAATTTGAAGATTAA
- the hslO gene encoding Hsp33 family molecular chaperone HslO → MSDYLVRATAFAGQVRAYAIQSTDTVEEARRRQDTWATTSAALGRTLTISAMMGTMLKGEDKITVKVEGDGPAGAIIADATSKGEVRGYIKNPHVDFDLNDRGKLDVARAVGTQGTISVVKDLGMKDHFTGQVPIISGEISEDFTYYFANSEQVPSAVGAGVLVDTDYSILAAGGFIIQMLPGAEEETTTIIEQRLSEMKPISTLIREGKSPEEILCIILGEENVKVLDSMPVTFKCRCSRERVEVAIASLGNEEIQRMIDEDHGAEAKCHFCNEDYQFSESQLKELQSNDA, encoded by the coding sequence ATGTCTGATTATTTAGTACGTGCGACAGCATTTGCCGGTCAAGTTCGCGCTTATGCCATTCAGTCTACAGATACTGTAGAAGAGGCGAGGCGCAGGCAGGATACTTGGGCAACGACTTCTGCAGCTCTGGGACGTACCTTAACGATTTCAGCTATGATGGGTACGATGCTGAAAGGTGAAGATAAGATCACTGTTAAAGTCGAAGGTGACGGCCCTGCTGGAGCGATCATTGCTGATGCTACTTCTAAAGGGGAAGTACGGGGTTATATTAAAAATCCTCACGTAGATTTTGATTTAAATGATCGCGGTAAGCTTGATGTAGCGAGGGCAGTAGGGACGCAAGGGACGATCAGCGTTGTTAAAGACCTTGGTATGAAGGATCATTTTACAGGACAAGTCCCGATTATTTCCGGAGAAATAAGTGAAGATTTCACATACTATTTTGCTAACTCAGAACAGGTACCTTCAGCAGTGGGGGCCGGGGTGCTGGTGGACACCGATTACTCGATTCTTGCTGCTGGCGGATTTATTATCCAAATGCTCCCTGGAGCAGAAGAGGAAACGACTACCATTATTGAGCAAAGGCTCAGTGAAATGAAGCCGATCTCCACATTAATCCGTGAAGGGAAATCGCCAGAAGAAATTCTTTGCATCATCTTAGGTGAGGAAAACGTCAAAGTATTAGACTCCATGCCGGTTACATTCAAATGTCGCTGTTCCAGAGAACGGGTGGAAGTGGCTATCGCCAGTTTAGGAAATGAAGAAATTCAGCGCATGATCGATGAAGATCATGGGGCGGAGGCAAAGTGCCATTTTTGTAATGAAGATTATCAGTTTTCAGAGTCTCAGCTCAAGGAACTTCAGTCTAACGACGCTTAA
- a CDS encoding type III pantothenate kinase gives MNFVLDVGNTNTVLGVFEEDTLKYQWRIKTDRHKTEDEFGMLIKSLLDHEGLHFEDMHGIIISSVVPPIMFALERMAQIYFKKKPMIIGDKDVEHGLEMNYPHPEEIGADRVVNAVGAVKEYGGPLIIIDFGTATTYCYINENEAYVGGAIAPGINISMEALYAKAAKLPKIEIKPPGHVIGQSTVEAMQSGVFYGYVGQVDEVVSQMKATADTTPKVVATGGLATLIADQSKTIDVVDPYLTLKGLHLIYQRNKGKKVFKGV, from the coding sequence ATGAACTTCGTACTTGATGTTGGAAATACGAACACGGTACTAGGTGTATTCGAAGAGGATACGTTGAAATATCAATGGAGAATTAAAACGGATCGTCATAAAACAGAAGACGAATTCGGTATGCTGATTAAGTCTTTACTGGATCATGAAGGACTTCATTTTGAAGATATGCATGGAATCATTATTTCTTCCGTTGTACCACCGATTATGTTTGCTCTTGAACGCATGGCGCAGATCTATTTTAAGAAAAAGCCAATGATCATTGGGGACAAAGATGTAGAACATGGCCTGGAGATGAACTATCCTCATCCTGAAGAAATTGGAGCAGACCGTGTTGTTAATGCTGTAGGAGCGGTGAAAGAATACGGCGGGCCGTTAATCATTATCGATTTTGGGACAGCGACGACGTACTGTTATATTAATGAAAACGAAGCCTATGTTGGGGGAGCTATTGCCCCGGGAATAAATATCTCAATGGAAGCGTTGTATGCGAAGGCGGCTAAACTTCCTAAAATTGAAATTAAGCCTCCTGGGCATGTGATCGGACAGAGCACTGTAGAAGCCATGCAGTCAGGAGTATTCTACGGGTATGTCGGCCAAGTGGATGAAGTGGTTAGTCAAATGAAAGCAACGGCGGATACCACTCCTAAGGTCGTGGCAACTGGCGGCCTGGCCACATTAATTGCTGACCAGTCGAAAACCATAGATGTGGTGGATCCTTACTTAACTTTGAAGGGTCTTCATTTAATATACCAGCGAAACAAAGGGAAAAAAGTTTTCAAAGGAGTATGA
- the ftsH gene encoding ATP-dependent zinc metalloprotease FtsH — translation MNRIFRNTIFYLLIFLVVIGVVGLFRGQGEPQKTLNVNEFYDKLNNGQIEKMTIQPVNGVIRVSGTLADSAEGEGSFTAKLPENDQVIANVTQKAQDQSILSVEEEEQPSAWVTFLTSIIPFVIIFILFFFLLNQAQGGGSRVMNFGKSKAKMYSEDKKKVRFKDVAGADEEKQELVEVVDFLKDPRKFSQVGARIPKGVLLVGPPGTGKTLLARAVAGEAGVPFFSISGSDFVEMFVGVGASRVRDLFENAKKNAPGIIFIDEIDAVGRQRGAGLGGGHDEREQTLNQLLVEMDGFGVNEGIIIIAATNRPDILDPALLRPGRFDRQITVDRPDVKGREAVLAVHARNKPLAENVDLKTIALRTPGFSGADLENLLNEAALVAARGDKKKVDMDDVDEAIDRVIAGPAKKSRVISQKERNIVAHHESGHTVIGMVLDDADMVHKVTIVPRGQAGGYAVMLPREDRYFMTKPELFDKITGLLGGRVAEEIIFGEVSTGAHNDFQRATNIARKMVTEYGMSEKLGPLQFGSNQGGQVFLGRDIQNEQNYSDQIAYDIDKEVQNFINHCYARAKKILTENQDKLELIAKTLLDVETLDATQIKSLFEKGRLPSDEELEELARANNAKIKNNTSSGSESDQKDRTRVNILSKEDEANEPESKSSEDEENQTDSDDNERS, via the coding sequence ATGAACCGAATATTTCGTAATACTATATTTTATTTACTTATCTTCCTCGTAGTAATCGGCGTCGTCGGTCTATTTAGAGGTCAAGGTGAGCCACAGAAAACATTAAATGTTAACGAATTTTACGATAAATTAAATAATGGTCAAATTGAAAAAATGACCATTCAGCCTGTCAATGGAGTGATACGGGTGTCAGGTACACTCGCCGACAGCGCTGAGGGTGAAGGGTCATTTACTGCTAAGCTGCCTGAAAATGATCAGGTGATTGCAAATGTAACCCAAAAAGCCCAGGACCAAAGCATATTATCTGTAGAAGAAGAAGAGCAGCCGAGTGCGTGGGTGACGTTTTTAACTTCAATCATCCCCTTCGTGATTATCTTCATCTTATTCTTCTTCCTTCTTAACCAGGCCCAAGGCGGAGGAAGCCGGGTCATGAACTTTGGTAAAAGTAAAGCCAAAATGTACAGTGAAGATAAGAAGAAAGTCCGTTTTAAAGACGTAGCCGGAGCCGATGAAGAGAAGCAGGAACTTGTAGAAGTCGTAGACTTTCTTAAAGATCCTCGTAAATTCTCTCAAGTAGGTGCACGTATTCCTAAGGGTGTGCTGCTTGTCGGACCTCCAGGTACCGGTAAAACATTGCTTGCACGTGCTGTTGCAGGTGAAGCAGGCGTACCATTCTTTTCGATCAGTGGTTCTGATTTCGTTGAGATGTTCGTAGGGGTAGGGGCATCCCGTGTCCGCGACCTATTTGAAAATGCGAAGAAAAATGCTCCCGGCATTATCTTCATCGATGAAATCGATGCCGTTGGGCGTCAGCGTGGAGCCGGCTTAGGCGGCGGTCACGATGAACGTGAACAAACGCTGAATCAGCTCTTAGTTGAAATGGACGGTTTTGGTGTCAATGAAGGAATCATTATTATTGCAGCCACCAACCGCCCGGACATTCTTGACCCGGCCTTGCTCCGTCCTGGACGTTTTGACCGGCAAATTACAGTTGATCGTCCTGATGTTAAAGGCCGTGAAGCGGTACTTGCCGTTCACGCCAGAAATAAACCACTGGCAGAGAATGTTGACTTGAAAACCATTGCACTCAGAACTCCTGGATTCTCAGGTGCTGACTTAGAGAACCTGCTCAATGAAGCAGCGCTTGTAGCTGCTCGTGGAGATAAAAAGAAAGTGGATATGGATGACGTGGATGAAGCAATTGACCGCGTGATCGCCGGACCGGCTAAGAAGAGCCGTGTCATTTCTCAAAAAGAGCGGAATATCGTGGCCCATCACGAAAGTGGACATACCGTTATCGGTATGGTACTTGACGATGCGGACATGGTTCACAAGGTAACGATTGTTCCCCGGGGACAAGCGGGCGGATATGCCGTTATGCTTCCTCGTGAAGACCGCTACTTTATGACAAAACCTGAACTGTTTGATAAGATCACAGGGCTGTTAGGCGGACGTGTGGCGGAAGAGATTATTTTTGGTGAGGTTAGTACCGGAGCTCATAATGACTTCCAGCGGGCCACTAATATCGCCCGTAAAATGGTTACAGAATACGGCATGAGTGAAAAGCTTGGACCACTTCAATTTGGTTCCAACCAAGGCGGACAGGTCTTCCTGGGCCGCGATATCCAAAATGAACAAAACTATTCTGATCAAATCGCTTATGATATTGATAAAGAAGTACAAAACTTTATTAATCACTGCTATGCTCGTGCGAAGAAAATCCTTACAGAAAACCAGGATAAGCTTGAACTGATTGCGAAGACTCTCTTGGATGTAGAGACCCTCGACGCTACTCAGATCAAATCGCTGTTTGAAAAAGGCCGTCTTCCTAGTGATGAGGAATTGGAAGAGCTTGCTCGAGCGAACAACGCAAAAATTAAAAACAACACCTCATCCGGTTCAGAGTCTGATCAAAAAGATCGTACTCGCGTCAATATCCTTTCTAAAGAGGATGAAGCGAATGAACCTGAATCAAAGTCTTCTGAAGATGAGGAAAATCAAACAGATTCTGATGATAATGAACGTTCCTAA